The genomic stretch TCAAGCACAGGAACTCATGACGGGTGCAGTTCTCAACTATGGTTTGGCGGCTGAGGATTCAGCGAGATTATTAGATCGCATCAATGAGGTATCTAATAATTACCCGACAACTTCAAAAAAGATTCTTGAAGGTATGAACCGAGTCGGAGCTGCTGCAAAAAACGCTAAGGTTCCAATTAATGACTTAATCGGTTACCTAACCGTACTCAATCAAGCGGGATTTAGCGGAACCAATGCCGGTAATGCGATTAAATCTTTTATTTCATTTTCCAGTCGTGATATTGCGATAGATAAACTTGAAAAGTACGTAGGCGTTATTAAACAAGCAAATGGCGAAATGATGCCGTTCAGCGAAATTCTAAGTCGTATATCCGTTAATTGGGACACGCTAGCGGATTCGCAACGTCATGAGATTACGCAAGCGATTGCCCGCGGGGACCAGGCTTCTAAATTCATTGCATTAATGAACAACTACGGTAAAGTACTAGAGATAGCTGAAACAGCTGAAAACTCCTTCGGATCGGCTCAGCGCGAGAACGCATTAGCTATGGAAACGTTAGAAAAGAAGTCTCTGCAACTTAAAGCAACGTGGGACCAATTAATAGTTTCCGCTGGCGATAGTGGATTGCTAGTCGTATTAAAAGATCTTACGGATACCACGAAGCTGATGGTCGATGGTTTTAATTCAATTCCTGATCCAATCCGGAATGCGTTAACTGCAACGTTACTGCTTGGTGCTGGCATCATGACACTTAATACAGGCATGAAACTACTCACTGGTCAATCGATCATGGCGATGGCCGGTGGACTTGCAACCGCCGCTAGATCAATGCTGGGGTTAAAAACAGCTACAGATGCAGCGACAGTAGCTCAACGAGGCTTCATCGCTACTCCATTAGGTGCAATTTTAACGGGTATATCTTTAGCTCTTGGTGTGGCAACAGTCGCTTTGAGTGCCTATAATGGTGTGCAAAATTCAGTAGTTGATGGAACGAAGCAAGCCGAAAGAGACGCCAATGCTCTGGGCGAAAAGTATTTAGAACTCAAAGCAATTATTGATGACAACACCCGTTCGGACAAAGACATTAAGACGGCGAAAGCGGAATTAACAAATGTCATTGAGCGAATGAACAAGGTCATGCCGGAAATGATTTCAAACTGGGATGAAAACGGCAAAGCAATGGATATTAACGTTGAAAAAATAAAGTCATTCGGGAAAGAGTATGCAGACGCTCTCCGAATGGTAGAGGAAGAGGAATTAAGAAAGTCTAAGAAATCAAGAGAGACATTGAAAAGTGATTTAGATGTTTTGATCGCATTCATGGATGCTCAAAAAGCAGGGAATAAAGAACTGGCGAAGTCCCTTGCTGCTGAAGTGGCTGATATCACAGGTGGCATTCTTAACGCTAATAAAATTAGCCCTAAAGTCGCTAAGGAAATCGTTGAAGTGAGTGAGCAGATCGGCGTCTTGGATGAAAGAATAAAAAATAGTCAGCAATCACTGGATGTATTGAATGGCAAGCTGAACAACGCGGCAGATGCAGCGGACGATTTCAGGTTAGCCATGACCGAATCTGCGAATGAAACAGAAGTAGCTGAAGATGCCATCGTCGATGTAGGTAGTGCGATGGATGATTTACAAAAATCGATTGACAACAGCGGAACGGCTATTGCGGACTTAAACCAGTTATTAGCCGATTTAGCTAGTGGTCAATCACTAAATGCTCAGAATGCTGCTGATTTAATTGCCCAGTATCCTCAATTGGCTGACAAAATCTATAAAACGGCAGATGGATGGGCTTTTGAAGAAAGTGCTGTTAAGTCTGTCCGACAAGCAAAACTCGAATTGCTAGAGACCTCCAGGCTAGCACAGGCGGGAATTACTGCTTCTATGTACAGCGGGCTGCAATCACGGCTTGAGTATTATGGTATCGAACTAGATTCCATCAGTAGCCTGGCTGAAGCACAATCAGCTATGGAGCAAATGACGAAAGGCATTGGCGTACATTCGATGTATGTCCCCGAAAGCGTTCAACAGCTGGCGAAAATCGTTGCCATCCGCGAAAAATTTAGCAAATTGAGTGCTGACCCTGGCTACGGTGTGCAAGCGGAAAAAGAAAAAACAGAGAAGAAATCAAGTAAGCAGGAAGATCCGCTAGCTAAAGCTTTTGCAGCATCCCAGAAATATATTGAACATCAAAAGGCTATGGGGCGTTTATCTACTCAAGCTGAACTAACAGCGTGGGAGCGAGTGCAGTCACAATATATCAAAGGCTCTGATCAACGCATGGCAGCTGATGAAAAAGTATATGCCCTCAAGCTTCAACTGATCGAAGAAGCCAAGAAGAAAGAGAAGGACTCCTATAATGCGTCTGCAAACTGGATATCTCATCAGAAGGGAATCCGAGAAGTATCGGCAAAAGAGGAATTAGAGTGGCTTGAGCGTCTACAAGGTAAATATAAAGTAGGCTCTGAAATTCGTATGAGTCTGGACGAGCAGGTTTACGCGGCAAAGAAAGCGGCAATTCGTGAGACAATGGCCCTATCAGAGTCTTATATCAGCCATGAAAAAGCCA from Paenibacillus sp. FSL H8-0548 encodes the following:
- a CDS encoding phage tail tape measure protein, with product MEALNKDVVGARLNLDITKMTPAFKVIDGGARKNAESFKALNTELAQTEKSYTTMAKAADKVALSADERRKKIMAESNALVDQRKAQAELLKAKTQGLNQTNKIVEEKLKAQQAIVQKRNDAILQQEMQHQLRMQVLQNRVTSSNATTAKATGTDDTTRERVLQAEHRMRRQLEIEERTNVQRVTADRERSLQYEQRVRREIARQEVLQAQQLARLNNQGILNRSSQYALSATMYSAAIRAANEAISVLKVFEYELVNVQRVMGDTADVAFVKDSMIESAKEYGYVLKEAASVYTLIAQSGFNERETESLATTALMAKNVEQSFQSAAQAQELMTGAVLNYGLAAEDSARLLDRINEVSNNYPTTSKKILEGMNRVGAAAKNAKVPINDLIGYLTVLNQAGFSGTNAGNAIKSFISFSSRDIAIDKLEKYVGVIKQANGEMMPFSEILSRISVNWDTLADSQRHEITQAIARGDQASKFIALMNNYGKVLEIAETAENSFGSAQRENALAMETLEKKSLQLKATWDQLIVSAGDSGLLVVLKDLTDTTKLMVDGFNSIPDPIRNALTATLLLGAGIMTLNTGMKLLTGQSIMAMAGGLATAARSMLGLKTATDAATVAQRGFIATPLGAILTGISLALGVATVALSAYNGVQNSVVDGTKQAERDANALGEKYLELKAIIDDNTRSDKDIKTAKAELTNVIERMNKVMPEMISNWDENGKAMDINVEKIKSFGKEYADALRMVEEEELRKSKKSRETLKSDLDVLIAFMDAQKAGNKELAKSLAAEVADITGGILNANKISPKVAKEIVEVSEQIGVLDERIKNSQQSLDVLNGKLNNAADAADDFRLAMTESANETEVAEDAIVDVGSAMDDLQKSIDNSGTAIADLNQLLADLASGQSLNAQNAADLIAQYPQLADKIYKTADGWAFEESAVKSVRQAKLELLETSRLAQAGITASMYSGLQSRLEYYGIELDSISSLAEAQSAMEQMTKGIGVHSMYVPESVQQLAKIVAIREKFSKLSADPGYGVQAEKEKTEKKSSKQEDPLAKAFAASQKYIEHQKAMGRLSTQAELTAWERVQSQYIKGSDQRMAADEKVYALKLQLIEEAKKKEKDSYNASANWISHQKGIREVSAKEELEWLERLQGKYKVGSEIRMSLDEQVYAAKKAAIRETMALSESYISHEKAMGRMSLEDELKAWERMQARYLKGTEERKRADEQVYALKKQLIDKETTDTTKLIAVQDKALEKAKKDNIQRINDEKDAFVTAQDEKIKAIDAVIASMREQNSDDDYEAQLAEKRARLLLLQSAVGPEGIKEREDLIKEIAKMELDRGRDLAIRSLEADKKKLEDEKVLKVSAYEDQIEALETHYDALISAFKDFSDETIKQSDTLKQIQVLKESEKNAEILTQLDAFIASYQAKMSKISNLSLTQEERDLQEYNSNKDLWDAAKASGDKTQMASLAARNKAIRDQYGVVTDTGKLQHFSEGGIVQGMRGQAVPVIAHGEELILNAKQQSNLFRLLDFKMPQLSFSMPSFSMASGSQESIVNHYYYNVSTGDVNIDDPSTAKTFWSERDGLVRRIQSSGGSKQR